TCACATACTGCTCCTTTGTCACAAGCAGCAGCATATCATTCACAGAACAGGTTGCCATCTCCATATCGCTCACAGCACAGGTTTCCATCTCAGGACGGGGGGAGAGATTACGCTGGTTTGCCTCAAGGAGGACCAGCTTCTGGTAGTCTTAGCTATGGTGAAGCAAATTTGTCATTCTCTTATTATGACAATTCATCTGCTACTAGGCTAAGCTTTCGGTAAATAGTCAgagtttgattttggttttgttgaCTGCTGTAGTCGTCAGTGGTCTGTTCCAAGGGAACCATACATTTGAATGCCATACCATTCCTCTTAATTGCTTGTAATAACAAGACTTCAAAGTTCCTTTTTGTGTGGAATTTGGTTCGATTCGTGCCATTGGGATTTCTTTTAAACATACTCAGCGGTAATAACCCGTTTATGTTTATCATATTCTCTGTGGTTGCGTGAAAATTCTCTTGCAATCCGACGAGAATGGGGAATATTTGGAGATTTGATCAAATAAAAAGTTGTCTAATAGAGTTGTTTCCTGAGTAAAAGCTTATAGagtattaattttattgaatatagCGTTACAACAACTAGAACACAAGTAGCAGAAAGTTGAGAGGAGGATTGGTATGAGTATAACCATAATTCAGCAGTCTTGGATTGGAACTAGCGAAAGTTTGCCACCATACACATCAGGGAGCTGGCTCTCATCAATGTCACTGAGCAGCGTGGATCTCAGCTTTTTGTCCTCCACAAACTTTATCTAGAACACCGTATAACACAGTTTGAAAGTGGttagaaaacaaaacccaaGTACCATTCAAATTGTGCAAATTCGCACTTGCGCACACAAGAATCTGCTTCAGGAAGAAATGCGATAGAAATTTTACCTTCTTCTTGGTGTTCTTGTCGATAAATGGGTAAACCATCTTCCATGCCGTCATGAAAATGTAAGGGACATGGACGATATATAACTTGCCCAGCCTCTCTGGGTAGCAATCCTGAAAGCAACACAATCAAATAACTGTTACACTACTTGATATGCAATTCTATTACCTTACTAACGGTGGAATCACTAAGATTCTTATGGTCTTGAGAGTTACAAAAATAGTGAGGTGGTGCATCCCTTTagcatcaaattttttttagtcaagTTTTCAAGCAGTTTGTTCAAATGTCAAACCTGTAGGATTGATAGAGAGGCTCGATATCCCCGAATATCACTATTAGAGTATCCCCATCCTTGAAGGTCGCCAATACACACAAACTTTTCCTGTCCTCTTGGCATCCTGAAAGATAgaacaaataagaaataaatcacGGCTTACTTGAAATCTGTCACTCGAGGATTAGCTTATTTTCAGAAATggacaataaataataataataatattcataaaGGTTTCGTCATTCACTCTGTAATCTATGCTGCTATAAAATGTTTGGGGATAATCATGGTGAATGAAGATTTAACTTCTTGAAGATTCTCCCTAAAGCTACTCTCTAACAATTCCCAAGATATTCTATGGCTTTCCAGaatccttctctctctttcaagCGGTACCATTTTCTATTGGAAccaactaaataaaatgaaaacaacTGAAGTATTTGAGAAGCACAAACTACCTGGAACATATTTTCTCTAGAGCAAAGATCACATAACCTGCAAAAggataaaagataaataatacACTTCATCTGTGATTTTTAAGTGAAGCAAATAAGAGAGGCTTCAAATTTGGATACACATGAGCTCAAAGTCATAACATACGAATAAACTCTTCCATATTTCCTTGTTTGTGTCTGTTACCATAGCCGACTACAATTGGACGTCCCTTCTTATCAACACCTTGCATGAACAACTTGTTGTGAGCCAGATTGGTCGATATCTCAGATGCTG
This portion of the Cucurbita pepo subsp. pepo cultivar mu-cu-16 chromosome LG08, ASM280686v2, whole genome shotgun sequence genome encodes:
- the LOC111800386 gene encoding phosphatidylinositol transfer protein 3-like yields the protein MATPLSRSEERNVTSMEKSAWTEQEEEEDEFKECLEEPNGSVTPVFEDSLESNEVEKQKVVIMRAFVEREDSSAKDVDDFMIRRFLRARDLDIEKASAMFLKYLSWRKSAIPNGFISASEISTNLAHNKLFMQGVDKKGRPIVVGYGNRHKQGNMEEFIRYVIFALEKICSRMPRGQEKFVCIGDLQGWGYSNSDIRGYRASLSILQDCYPERLGKLYIVHVPYIFMTAWKMVYPFIDKNTKKKIKFVEDKKLRSTLLSDIDESQLPDVYGGKLSLVPIQDC